The following proteins are co-located in the Clostridiales bacterium genome:
- a CDS encoding NADH-quinone oxidoreductase subunit NuoF — MLNNREELKACRDTYEKLLTVEKKRILVCAGTGCVSSGSLEIFDRLIALLEERNIPCSVELQEDGCNGDGSADPVGVKKSGCHGFCEMGPLLLIEPQGYLYTKVSLDDCEEIIEKTIVGGECCERLAYQKDGKIYARQEEIPFYEKQTRLVLEHCGHIDATSIKEYFAIGGYEAFEKALFDMSGEEIIQEITDSNLRGRGGGGFPAGRKWTQVRSQKTEQKYIVCNGDEGDPGAFMDRSIMEGDPHRMIEGMMIAALACGASEGYIYVRAEYPLAVSRLETAIRQATEYGLLGDRILGTEFSFILHICRGAGAFVCGEGSALTASIEGKRGMPRVKPPRTVEQGLFDKPTVLNNVETFANVPLIISQGAEWYRGIGPENSPGTKAFAMTGNIENTGLIEVPMGTTLKEVIFDVGGGMRGGDQFKAVQIGGPSGGCLTTDHLDLPLDFDSLKKAGAMIGSGGLVVLDSSTCMVEIARYFMNFTQNESCGKCVPCREGTKRMLAILENIVEGKGEEGDIELLLELADTISQTALCGLGKTAALPVISTIKNFREEYEAHIYEKRCPAGNCQKLKIIKILPDLCKGCSKCAKVCPVGAIRGMVKKPFVLDVSKCIKCGACLDQCPFGAIEEVV, encoded by the coding sequence ATGCTTAATAACAGAGAAGAATTAAAAGCATGCCGAGATACATATGAAAAACTGCTGACGGTGGAAAAGAAAAGAATCCTGGTTTGCGCCGGTACCGGCTGCGTATCCAGCGGATCTTTGGAAATATTTGATCGACTGATTGCGCTTTTGGAAGAGAGGAACATTCCCTGCAGCGTGGAACTGCAGGAGGACGGCTGCAATGGTGACGGAAGCGCCGATCCAGTGGGTGTAAAGAAGAGCGGATGTCATGGCTTCTGTGAAATGGGTCCGCTGCTTTTGATCGAGCCGCAGGGTTACCTATACACCAAGGTGAGCCTTGATGATTGCGAAGAGATTATCGAAAAGACCATAGTGGGAGGAGAATGCTGCGAGCGCCTTGCCTATCAAAAGGACGGTAAGATCTACGCCCGTCAGGAAGAAATTCCGTTTTACGAAAAGCAGACAAGGCTGGTACTAGAGCATTGTGGTCATATCGACGCCACATCCATCAAAGAGTATTTTGCCATTGGCGGATATGAGGCGTTTGAAAAAGCACTTTTTGACATGAGCGGGGAGGAGATCATTCAGGAAATCACTGACTCCAACCTGAGAGGAAGAGGCGGCGGAGGCTTCCCGGCGGGAAGAAAGTGGACGCAAGTCAGATCTCAGAAGACCGAGCAGAAATATATCGTCTGTAACGGTGACGAAGGAGATCCGGGTGCGTTCATGGACAGAAGCATCATGGAGGGAGACCCCCATCGCATGATCGAAGGTATGATGATTGCAGCTTTGGCCTGCGGAGCCTCGGAAGGATATATCTATGTCAGAGCCGAGTATCCTCTGGCGGTAAGCAGACTGGAAACTGCTATTCGGCAGGCTACCGAATACGGCTTGCTGGGTGACAGGATTCTGGGAACAGAGTTCTCCTTTATTCTGCATATCTGCCGCGGCGCAGGTGCATTTGTCTGCGGCGAAGGAAGCGCCCTGACCGCATCCATCGAAGGAAAACGCGGAATGCCAAGAGTAAAACCGCCCAGAACGGTAGAACAGGGACTCTTTGATAAGCCAACGGTACTGAATAACGTAGAAACCTTTGCCAACGTACCGCTGATCATCAGCCAGGGAGCAGAGTGGTACCGCGGGATCGGACCAGAGAACAGCCCCGGAACGAAAGCTTTCGCAATGACAGGAAATATAGAAAATACAGGACTCATCGAAGTACCCATGGGAACCACTCTCAAAGAAGTCATCTTTGATGTAGGCGGCGGCATGCGGGGCGGCGATCAATTCAAAGCTGTTCAGATCGGAGGTCCTTCGGGAGGTTGTCTGACCACTGACCACCTTGATCTGCCTTTGGATTTTGATTCCTTAAAAAAAGCGGGTGCGATGATCGGTTCAGGAGGTCTGGTTGTTTTGGACAGCAGCACCTGTATGGTGGAGATTGCTCGTTACTTTATGAACTTTACACAGAACGAATCCTGCGGAAAGTGTGTCCCCTGCCGTGAAGGAACCAAGCGTATGCTGGCAATCCTTGAGAATATCGTAGAGGGAAAGGGAGAAGAAGGGGATATTGAGCTTCTTCTTGAGCTGGCAGACACCATAAGCCAGACGGCGCTCTGCGGTCTGGGTAAGACTGCTGCGCTGCCCGTCATCAGCACGATTAAGAATTTCCGTGAGGAATACGAAGCACATATTTACGAAAAGCGCTGCCCGGCTGGCAACTGTCAGAAGCTGAAGATCATCAAGATTCTTCCGGATCTTTGCAAGGGATGCTCCAAGTGTGCAAAGGTCTGCCCGGTAGGAGCTATTCGGGGCATGGTTAAGAAGCCCTTTGTACTGGATGTGTCCAAATGCATTAAATGCGGAGCTTGTTTGGATCAATGTCCCTTCGGAGCAATTGAGGAGGTAGTCTGA
- a CDS encoding NAD(P)H-dependent oxidoreductase subunit E has product MLQRRSHLSTTFDLSIVNEIIDSLGCKPSAIIAILQGVQERCRYLPEEIFPYLSEKLGVSEASIYSVATFYENFSLEPKGKYVIKICDGTACHVRKSIPILEKLRKELKLTEKKSTTDDLMFTVETVSCLGACGLAPVITVNDKVYPAMTPDKAELLLRELREEKKDA; this is encoded by the coding sequence ATGTTACAGAGGAGGTCCCATTTGAGCACTACATTTGATTTGTCCATTGTGAATGAAATTATTGATTCGCTTGGATGTAAGCCGAGCGCCATCATTGCCATATTGCAGGGCGTACAGGAGCGCTGCAGGTATCTCCCCGAGGAAATTTTTCCGTATCTTTCGGAGAAGCTTGGGGTCAGTGAAGCCAGCATCTACAGCGTTGCCACTTTTTATGAGAATTTCTCACTTGAACCGAAAGGAAAATACGTCATCAAGATCTGTGACGGTACTGCATGTCACGTCAGAAAATCCATTCCGATCCTCGAAAAACTGAGAAAAGAGCTGAAGCTGACAGAAAAGAAATCTACCACAGATGATCTGATGTTTACGGTAGAAACCGTATCTTGTTTAGGAGCCTGCGGTCTTGCACCGGTCATTACTGTGAATGACAAAGTATATCCCGCAATGACGCCGGATAAGGCAGAGCTTCTGCTTCGAGAGTTGCGAGAGGAGAAGAAAGATGCTTAA